GAAGGCGGCGCGCAGCGCCACCATGGCCTCGGGCTGCACGCGGCCCTCGAAGCGCGCGAACATGGCGGACGCCGGGTCACCGGGCGCCAGCCGGGGAATGACGAAGTTGAGCGTCAGCGACGCCCAGGCCGCCAGCAGGTAGAAGCCCAACCTCCGCAGGACGTAGGCCATGACTCAGGGTTCCCGGGGCGTGAGCGCCGTCAGCACCAGCAGGCTGTCGGGCTCGGCATGGGGGGACAGGCGCGCGTACGGGTTCTGCGCCGTGGGGAAGCCGGTGAAGCGCTTCGTGTTGGACTCGCCCCAGGAGGGGTTGGGGAAGAGCGGAATGGACGGCGCCGTTTCGGAGTAACGCCGCTGCACCGCCGCCATCAGCGCGCGCTGCTCCTCCTCGGAGTCCGCGCGCTCGAAGCGCGTGAGCAGCTCGTCCGCCTCCGCGTCACCGAAGCGGTGCCAGTTGGCCGCGGCCACCTCGCCCACCGGGCGCACCGTGCGCGGGGAAATCTGCCACTTGTAGAAGGTGTACGGCGTGGGGCCGTCCAGGGACCAGGAGATGGCCAACTGGAACTCGCCCTTCTGGAGCCGTGCGTACCACGCGCCGAACTCGTAGGTGCGAAGCTGCGACTGCACGCCCAGCTTCCGCAAATCCCTGGCCACCACCTGTCCGGCGCGCACCCAGTCGGACCACCCGCCGACGACCTCGATGTCCAGCGTGAGCGGCTGTCCATCCGCCTTGCGCCGCAGGCCGTCCGGGCCTTCCTTCAGGCCCGCCTCGTCCAGGAGCCGCTTCGCCGCCTCCAGGTCGTGCTTCACCCAAGCGCCCTGGGCCGCCTCCGCGTCGCGCCAGGCGGTGTACGCGTCGTTGAGCGCCGTGGCGTCCGCCGGCCGCGTGTAGCCGTACATGGCGATTTCGACGAGCCGCTCGCGGTCCAGCGCCATGCTCAGCGCCTTGCGCACGCGCACGTCATTCAGCGGGGGCAGGGTGGTGTTGGGGTAGAGGAAGACGGTGCTGCCGTAGAGCGGGAACCAGCGGCCGTGGTGCTCCGGGTCGCGGGCCACGAAGGTGCGGTCCACCGCGGGGACGAAGTTGCCCGCCCAGTCCACCTCGCCCTCCACCAGCGCCAGGTTGGCCTGGTCGTTGGTGGGGAAGGCCAGGAAGCGCAGCGCGGACACCGCGGGCTTGCCGGGCTGCCAGTAGTGCGGGTTGCGGCCCAGCTCGTAGACCTGGTTGCGGAAGAGGGTGACCTCCGTGAAGGGCCCGGTGCCCACCGGCTCCGGGTTGGTGAACGTCACCGGGTCAGCGACCTTCTCCCAGACGTGGCGGGCGACGATGGGCTGCTGCGCCAGCTCCGCGAAGCCGGGGATGTAGACGCGGGAGAACTGGAAGGCCACCGTGTGCGCGTCCTCCGCGCGCACGTCCTCCACGAAGCGCCACACGCCGCCCGCGTCCAGCGCGGCGTGCTGCTTGAGGAGCTGGAAGGTGAAGGCCACGTCGTGCGCGGAGAAGGGCTTCCCGTCCGACCAGCGCACGCCTTCGCGCAGCGTGAAGCGCAGCGTGCGGCGGTCCTCGGACCACGCGTGGCCGGTGGCCAGCCACGGCGTCCACTGGCCCACCGCGGGGCTGAAGATTTCAAGGCACTCGTACACGCCCGCGCGCGTGGGCCAGCGGGAGCCCGCGCCCGCGAACAGCGGGTTGAAGTTGCGCACCCAGGCGCTCTGTTGCTCCACGGAGACAAACAGCACTCCGGGCGGCCGCGGGCGGGGTTCCACCTTGCAGGCCACCAGCAGGAGTGTCAGCGCCCAGAGCGCGGCCTTCACGTGGGCCTCGCGTAGACGCGCACGTAGTCCACCTTCATCTGCTGGGGGAACACGGTGTCGCGGCCCACGGGGCCCACGAAGGTGCCGCCCACGGCGACGTTGAGGATGATGAACTGGGGGCTGTCGAAGACCCAGCGGGCGCCCGCGGGCAGGCGCGCGGGCGTCACCTCCATGTACATGGTGTCGTCGAGGAACCAGCGGATGCGGTCCGGCTCCC
This genomic window from Myxococcus hansupus contains:
- a CDS encoding ABC transporter substrate-binding protein, which codes for MKAALWALTLLLVACKVEPRPRPPGVLFVSVEQQSAWVRNFNPLFAGAGSRWPTRAGVYECLEIFSPAVGQWTPWLATGHAWSEDRRTLRFTLREGVRWSDGKPFSAHDVAFTFQLLKQHAALDAGGVWRFVEDVRAEDAHTVAFQFSRVYIPGFAELAQQPIVARHVWEKVADPVTFTNPEPVGTGPFTEVTLFRNQVYELGRNPHYWQPGKPAVSALRFLAFPTNDQANLALVEGEVDWAGNFVPAVDRTFVARDPEHHGRWFPLYGSTVFLYPNTTLPPLNDVRVRKALSMALDRERLVEIAMYGYTRPADATALNDAYTAWRDAEAAQGAWVKHDLEAAKRLLDEAGLKEGPDGLRRKADGQPLTLDIEVVGGWSDWVRAGQVVARDLRKLGVQSQLRTYEFGAWYARLQKGEFQLAISWSLDGPTPYTFYKWQISPRTVRPVGEVAAANWHRFGDAEADELLTRFERADSEEEQRALMAAVQRRYSETAPSIPLFPNPSWGESNTKRFTGFPTAQNPYARLSPHAEPDSLLVLTALTPREP